A window of the Streptomyces sp. NBC_00454 genome harbors these coding sequences:
- a CDS encoding immune inhibitor A domain-containing protein: protein MRRLAAVGAAISLALLAATATTPALAATAPPPPPPAGQQQQQSGQQEAPAPPPAPLEVQRQALRRQALEDVASGRPDGLRAEADGTLPRQAKVGKRYVELAQERKDKVFVILAEFGDQVDNTTLFEGKPRFGGTPGPLHNTIGKPAKDDNHTLWRKDFDQASYQKQFFSADPQSASLRAYYNLQSSGRYDMDGTVSAWVKLPWNEARYGTDHCSEPGQCQTNWDMIRDATAAWYDSERAQGRTPEQIRAELAEYDVWDRYDADHDGNFDEPDGYLDHLVVVHAGKDQTWGGGAQGKDAVWAHRWFAYWNQAGSAGPAGNKAGGTPIGDTGIWAGDYLTGGENSGAGLFSHEFGHDLGLPDLYSSDGDNGVNFWSLMSSASYLGKGPNTTGQFPGDLDPWSKLQLGWLQYTEADAGRTTRATLGVSGYNTEDPQALLVHLPPSVTTTELSDPYEGASQWWSGTGDFMDNTLSRTVDLTTAPADAARLDARVWYDIEQDFDFLTVEASTDGGVGWSALPGTVDGAATGAKGITGTSAGWKQLSVPLDRFAGKSVQLRLRVTSDSNTHGKGVAFDDIRVTADGRELLRDGAEQGANGWTAVKWSRTQGRTGSEEHPRAYFVENRRYTGYGSMLKTGPYNFGFTGDKVEFFPYQQGVLIWLWDTAYSDNTTKAHPGGGLLLPVDSRPEPLTYTDGSLLGARAQTFDATFSLRASDRVVLHKAGVPVVIPARPGVAVFDDRHGSYWDARLPQLGVKVPDTGTRIAVAKEASGGTVTTVQVSPSKP from the coding sequence TTGCGCAGACTCGCTGCGGTGGGAGCGGCGATATCCCTCGCCCTCCTCGCCGCCACCGCCACCACCCCCGCGCTCGCCGCCACCGCACCTCCGCCCCCTCCCCCTGCCGGGCAGCAACAGCAGCAGAGCGGGCAGCAGGAGGCCCCCGCCCCGCCGCCCGCACCCCTGGAGGTCCAGCGCCAGGCACTGCGCCGCCAAGCCCTCGAAGACGTCGCGTCGGGCCGGCCCGACGGCCTGCGGGCCGAGGCCGACGGGACGCTGCCGCGCCAGGCCAAGGTCGGCAAGCGGTACGTCGAACTGGCCCAGGAGCGCAAGGACAAGGTCTTCGTGATCCTCGCCGAATTCGGCGACCAGGTGGACAACACCACCCTGTTCGAGGGCAAACCGCGCTTCGGCGGCACCCCCGGCCCCCTGCACAACACCATCGGCAAGCCGGCCAAGGACGACAACCACACCCTGTGGCGCAAGGACTTCGACCAGGCCTCCTACCAGAAGCAGTTCTTCTCCGCCGACCCGCAGTCGGCCTCCCTGCGCGCCTACTACAACCTCCAGTCCTCCGGTCGCTACGACATGGACGGCACGGTGAGCGCCTGGGTCAAACTGCCCTGGAACGAAGCCCGTTACGGCACCGACCACTGCTCCGAGCCGGGCCAGTGCCAGACCAACTGGGACATGATCCGGGACGCCACGGCCGCCTGGTACGACTCCGAGCGCGCGCAGGGCCGTACGCCCGAGCAGATCAGGGCGGAGCTCGCCGAGTACGACGTCTGGGACCGCTACGACGCCGACCACGACGGCAACTTCGACGAGCCCGACGGCTATCTCGACCACCTCGTCGTGGTCCACGCGGGCAAGGACCAGACCTGGGGCGGCGGCGCCCAGGGCAAGGACGCCGTGTGGGCGCACCGCTGGTTCGCGTACTGGAACCAGGCCGGCAGCGCGGGCCCCGCGGGCAACAAGGCGGGCGGCACCCCGATCGGTGACACCGGCATCTGGGCCGGCGACTACCTGACGGGCGGGGAGAACAGCGGCGCGGGCCTCTTCTCCCACGAGTTCGGGCACGATCTGGGACTGCCGGACCTGTACAGCTCGGACGGGGACAACGGCGTCAACTTCTGGTCGCTGATGTCCTCGGCCTCCTATCTCGGCAAGGGCCCGAACACCACCGGCCAGTTCCCCGGCGACCTCGACCCGTGGAGCAAGCTGCAGTTGGGCTGGCTCCAGTACACGGAGGCCGACGCGGGCCGCACCACGCGGGCCACCCTCGGGGTGTCGGGCTACAACACCGAGGATCCGCAAGCCCTGTTGGTCCATCTGCCGCCTTCGGTGACCACGACCGAGCTGAGCGATCCGTACGAGGGCGCCAGCCAGTGGTGGAGCGGCACGGGCGACTTCATGGACAACACCCTGAGCCGCACCGTCGACCTCACGACGGCTCCGGCCGACGCGGCCCGGCTCGACGCCCGGGTCTGGTACGACATCGAGCAGGACTTCGACTTCCTGACGGTGGAGGCCTCCACGGACGGCGGCGTCGGCTGGAGCGCCCTGCCGGGCACCGTGGACGGCGCGGCGACCGGCGCGAAGGGGATCACCGGTACCTCGGCGGGCTGGAAGCAGCTGTCGGTGCCGCTGGACCGGTTCGCGGGCAAGAGCGTGCAGCTGCGGCTGCGCGTCACCTCCGACAGCAACACCCACGGCAAGGGCGTCGCCTTCGACGACATCCGCGTCACCGCGGACGGCCGGGAGCTGCTGCGCGACGGCGCGGAGCAGGGGGCGAACGGCTGGACGGCCGTCAAGTGGTCGCGCACGCAGGGCCGTACGGGCAGCGAGGAGCACCCGCGCGCCTATTTCGTGGAGAACCGGCGCTACACCGGCTACGGCAGCATGCTGAAGACGGGCCCGTACAACTTCGGCTTCACGGGCGACAAGGTGGAGTTCTTCCCCTACCAGCAGGGCGTGTTGATCTGGCTCTGGGACACCGCGTACAGCGACAACACCACCAAGGCGCATCCGGGCGGCGGGCTGCTGCTGCCGGTCGACTCCCGGCCCGAACCGCTCACTTACACGGACGGCAGCCTGCTGGGCGCCCGTGCGCAGACCTTCGACGCCACCTTCTCGCTCCGCGCGAGCGACCGGGTCGTCCTGCACAAGGCGGGTGTGCCGGTGGTGATCCCGGCGCGGCCGGGGGTGGCGGTCTTCGACGACCGCCACGGGTCCTACTGGGACGCGCGGTTGCCGCAGCTCGGGGTCAAGGTGCCGGACACCGGGACCCGGATCGCGGTGGCGAAGGAGGCCTCGGGCGGGACGGTGACGACGGTGCAGGTCAGCCCGTCGAAGCCGTGA